In Paenibacillus sp. 1781tsa1, one DNA window encodes the following:
- a CDS encoding sugar phosphate nucleotidyltransferase: MHIVLLCGGAGKRLWPLSNELRSKLFVDILPSPAGGRESMISRVCRQLDSSGLLDSTLIISHQDQTDITARHTKGKIPVIGEPFKRGTFTAAALAALYLKSSGAAEPDDMICIAPADVFADEDFFRNFKLLPDILKQTHADIILIGTRPTYASEQYGYILPGRKEPNGYAPVTQFIEKPELDVAETLLQHGALWNCGVYAFSLAFMLSHIERNGLPVHYEQFLTLYEQLPERSFDKQVAEQTQRAVVLPYEGVWQDIGSWDALCDQLDSNVLGYGRISESSPDSYIVNELPYPIHVIGVPGIITVASPDGILIANKKDSNEIKEQLGSIPLQPMYVEATWGNYRVMERSVEDDNTIVTTLNMTLLPGKHIGLRQHRSGCRAWTVISGSGQVLINGQIRQVTTGNQIAITMNSLFSILAETRMVILEVQLGVPENEVSMPYEAEDWNVMIELARSYKSPE; the protein is encoded by the coding sequence ATGCATATTGTACTGCTATGTGGCGGCGCAGGGAAAAGGCTTTGGCCGCTGTCCAATGAGCTTCGCTCCAAGCTGTTCGTGGATATACTTCCGTCACCTGCAGGCGGAAGGGAATCCATGATCAGCAGAGTATGCCGCCAGCTTGACAGCTCAGGCCTACTGGATTCAACGCTCATCATTTCACATCAGGACCAGACCGACATTACAGCCCGTCATACCAAAGGCAAGATACCGGTCATTGGAGAACCTTTTAAGCGGGGGACTTTTACCGCAGCTGCCTTGGCGGCTTTGTATCTGAAATCCTCCGGAGCAGCTGAACCTGACGATATGATATGTATCGCGCCAGCGGATGTGTTCGCAGATGAGGACTTTTTCAGGAACTTCAAATTACTTCCGGATATATTGAAACAGACGCATGCCGATATCATTTTAATTGGGACAAGGCCCACATACGCTTCAGAACAATATGGATACATCCTACCAGGAAGAAAAGAACCTAATGGTTATGCACCGGTTACACAATTCATAGAGAAACCTGAATTGGATGTCGCTGAAACCCTGCTACAGCATGGCGCATTGTGGAACTGCGGGGTGTATGCCTTCTCTCTTGCGTTTATGTTGTCCCATATTGAAAGAAATGGCCTTCCGGTTCATTACGAACAATTTTTAACCCTGTATGAACAGTTGCCTGAACGCAGCTTTGACAAACAAGTTGCTGAACAAACGCAACGGGCTGTTGTACTGCCATATGAGGGTGTATGGCAGGATATCGGGAGCTGGGATGCTCTGTGTGATCAGTTGGATTCCAATGTATTGGGATACGGCAGAATATCGGAATCCTCCCCGGATTCCTACATCGTTAACGAGCTCCCCTACCCGATCCACGTCATCGGAGTCCCAGGTATTATCACTGTCGCAAGTCCGGACGGAATTCTCATAGCCAACAAAAAAGATTCAAATGAAATTAAAGAGCAATTGGGCAGCATTCCATTGCAACCAATGTACGTCGAGGCAACTTGGGGCAACTATCGCGTCATGGAGAGATCGGTAGAAGACGATAATACAATCGTAACCACATTGAATATGACGCTTTTGCCTGGCAAACATATCGGATTGCGCCAGCATCGATCAGGGTGCCGAGCATGGACTGTCATTTCAGGCAGTGGGCAGGTGCTTATTAACGGGCAGATCAGGCAGGTGACCACAGGCAATCAGATTGCGATTACCATGAATAGCCTCTTTTCTATTCTGGCCGAAACCAGGATGGTCATTCTTGAGGTCCAGCTTGGCGTACCGGAGAATGAAGTAAGCATGCCTTATGAAGCAGAGGATTGGAATGTAATGATTGAGCTTGCAAGATCTTATAAATCACCGGAGTAA
- a CDS encoding DUF6492 family protein has product MPVRHGIQLNREPMIDVLIPAIEKDLSTLPKVIDSIRRYVRHPIGQIYIVSPTSNKIRNLCSRKHCIFVNERSVLPITKNDIDYQSSRWDRSGWLYQQLLKMNGDHIVRAKHFLVMDADTVLIKPHSFIVENKTVFYCRDWSQPEYFNTYRKLLGMKAPRPRSFVTHYMLFEKSKLSALKKKIETIHQLPWYKAIISNINKKKQFGFSEYETYANFMYSKNPASMILKSSMNKSLNMNASSLKEQQIRNFALKYRSLSFHKRKIYSKTKGV; this is encoded by the coding sequence ATGCCAGTTCGGCATGGAATACAGTTAAATCGTGAGCCTATGATCGATGTTCTTATACCTGCGATCGAAAAAGATTTGAGCACGCTTCCTAAAGTTATCGATAGTATTCGCCGTTATGTGCGGCACCCGATTGGACAGATTTATATTGTTTCCCCGACCAGCAACAAAATCAGAAACCTTTGTTCCCGCAAACACTGCATTTTTGTTAACGAGCGGTCAGTCCTGCCTATCACGAAAAACGATATAGACTATCAATCATCCCGCTGGGACCGCTCAGGCTGGTTATATCAACAACTGCTTAAAATGAACGGGGATCACATTGTGAGAGCGAAGCACTTTCTGGTGATGGATGCGGATACGGTGCTCATTAAACCTCATTCATTTATTGTTGAAAATAAGACGGTATTTTACTGTCGCGACTGGAGTCAGCCGGAATATTTCAACACCTACCGCAAGCTGTTAGGCATGAAAGCGCCGCGCCCACGCTCTTTTGTCACCCATTATATGCTGTTCGAAAAATCGAAACTTTCTGCTTTGAAAAAGAAAATTGAAACGATCCATCAGCTGCCATGGTACAAAGCGATTATCTCGAATATCAATAAGAAAAAGCAGTTTGGGTTCTCCGAGTATGAAACCTATGCCAATTTTATGTATTCGAAAAACCCGGCCAGCATGATTCTGAAGAGTTCCATGAATAAAAGTCTGAACATGAACGCTTCGTCGTTAAAAGAACAACAAATTCGCAATTTTGCGCTTAAATACCGGTCTCTTTCCTTTCACAAACGTAAAATCTATAGCAAAACTAAAGGAGTTTAA
- a CDS encoding YheC/YheD family protein, whose amino-acid sequence MDKWLHLVHDMCAKLVWSGHVRIYQFHEQGHLFRVVLSVLHIMHDLDETAGFDSFAERRSVCYMEVDKLKPLRSKWLKTKVILNNGSIKPFIPDTQRYNKANLRSMLSRYGMVYIKPEIGTYGMGVIKAEMVSHQNFAYQIEEKRLSFDNFDSFHASLARLVHKRSYLIQRGINLLKHNKRRFDIRVMIQLSPDNQWEATGIIGRLGHPKKIVTNYHSGGKPMDVHRLLESHASLKRRNELIQEMNELGLRIARHMKKKYPYLKQIGVDIGLDRSLKPWIIEVNVKPDPYIFNQLKDKTMYHRVIKYYRHAAKKTK is encoded by the coding sequence TTGGACAAATGGTTACATCTTGTTCATGATATGTGTGCAAAATTGGTTTGGTCAGGGCATGTGCGAATATACCAATTTCACGAACAAGGGCATTTGTTTAGGGTTGTTTTATCGGTATTACATATAATGCATGATCTTGATGAAACAGCAGGGTTTGATTCATTTGCTGAAAGGAGAAGTGTGTGTTATATGGAGGTTGATAAATTGAAGCCGTTAAGAAGCAAATGGTTGAAAACAAAAGTGATCCTCAATAATGGTTCTATCAAACCATTTATACCTGATACGCAGCGATATAACAAAGCCAACCTGCGGTCCATGCTCAGCAGATACGGTATGGTTTATATTAAACCCGAGATTGGCACTTACGGAATGGGTGTCATAAAGGCGGAGATGGTGAGTCATCAGAATTTTGCCTATCAGATTGAAGAAAAACGCCTGTCGTTTGACAACTTTGACTCGTTCCATGCAAGTCTTGCACGTCTGGTGCATAAAAGAAGCTATCTCATTCAGAGAGGAATCAATCTGCTTAAGCACAACAAGAGGCGTTTTGATATAAGAGTGATGATACAGTTAAGTCCCGACAATCAGTGGGAGGCTACGGGAATCATCGGCCGACTCGGTCATCCGAAAAAAATCGTGACCAATTATCACAGCGGTGGTAAACCAATGGATGTTCACAGACTGCTGGAATCACATGCATCCCTGAAACGCAGAAATGAACTCATCCAGGAGATGAATGAGCTTGGATTACGTATTGCACGCCACATGAAGAAAAAATACCCGTACCTTAAGCAAATCGGCGTGGATATTGGGCTAGACCGGAGTTTGAAACCCTGGATTATTGAGGTGAACGTCAAACCGGACCCTTATATTTTCAATCAATTAAAGGACAAGACAATGTATCACAGGGTGATAAAATATTACCGCCATGCTGCTAAAAAAACAAAGTAA